The Coccidioides posadasii str. Silveira chromosome 3, complete sequence genome contains a region encoding:
- a CDS encoding uncharacterized protein (EggNog:ENOG410PJGE~COG:S~BUSCO:3840at33183), giving the protein MSQVSDYGSYMPPKTFVLCFDGTGNKFSGTEADSNVLKIFRMLDRNQGRHFHYYQPGIGTYVSTASLSNTGLLSRIKGSYMKAKDSAVGSSFAEHVVGGYRFLMRYYSPGDDIYFFGFSRGAYTARFLAEMLDFVGLLTAGNEELVHFAWKTFSKWQQRSGDSEEDKLEKMKLFRYMKAFRETFSRPIKQIRFLGLFDTVNSVPSFESAWMQRNKFPYTARSSAKVIRHAVGIDERRAKFRQDLISECRHCTVKQYSAARRYSRWRARLRGKSAESRKDTGRRTDTCAKEIDDNGHKHSNGHRNGHSNGHSNGHENSHGNRQRQFSPSRADSYEVEDRYRPPTSRGAGRDPLHLSAHQPCDLDSEIASVRSANSQVSLSGGHNIDTDDGVQDIQEVWFPGGHADIGGGWELRPQERWPLSHAPLVWMVQEAQKAGLQFDERKLRQFKCNNPYPGGKQSVRLEMPSVVITDEHGASPADPDLECHPSDSNDNSNHALDIIGSMVDEEFHTALHSSSTQGHLHDCLEFGSGLSAISVIIWKIMEYLPFRRMDLQADGSWKPIRWPLPCGEVRDIPADAHIHVSAIRRMRADKNYRPGNLIVGGGGRGVRRAPEHLGIGEWVVAANEGDVVRETYMRRARGGCCPTSVSKSRERVALRPDNST; this is encoded by the exons ATGAGCCAAGTTTCCGATTACGGTTCATATATGCCACCGAAGACATTTGTGCTTTGCTTTGATGGGACGGGGAATAAGTTCTCCGGCACGGAGGCGGATTCTAATGTTTTGAAAATTTTTCGG ATGCTAGATAGAAACCAGGGACGTCATTTCCATTACTATCAGCCTGGGATTGGAACTTATGTTTCCACCGCCTCGCTCTCAAACACTGGCCTTCTATCACGCATCAAAGGGTCGTATATGAAGGCAAAGGACTCCGCTGTGGGTTCGTCCTTTGCTGAGCATGTCGTTGGCGGCTACCGATTCCTGATGCGATACTACTCTCCTGGAGATGACATATACTTTTTTGGCTTCAGTCGGGGTGCATATACCGCACGTTTCCTAGCGGAAATGCTAGATTTCGTTGGTTTACTTACCGCAGGAAACGAAGAGTTGGTCCACTTCGCGTGGAAGACATTTTCTAAATGGCAGCAAAGAAGTGGTGACAGCGAAGAGGATAAGCTAGAAAAAATGAAGTTGTTTAGATATATGAAGGCCTTCCGTGAAACCTTCAGCCGCCCGATTAAGCAGATTCGATTCTTAGGACTGTTCGATACGGTGAATAGTGTTCCGAGTTTCGAATCCGCATGGATGCAGAGGAACAAGTTTCCTTACACTGCACGAAGTTCGGCAAAGGTCATCCGACATGCCGTAGGTATTGACGAACGCAGAGCTAAATTTCGACAAGACTTGATATCCGAATGCCGTCACTGCACAGTGAAGCAATATTCAGCGGCCCGGAGATACAGTCGCTGGAGAGCTCGTCTCCGTGGGAAAAGCGCAGAGTCGCGCAAGGATACCGGTAGACGCACAGATACATGTGCCAAGGAGATCGACGATAACGGACATAAGCATAGCAATGGCCATCGCAATGGCCATAGCAACGGTCACAGCAACGGTCATGAGAACAGCCATGGGAACCGCCAACGGCAATTCTCACCCAGCCGAGCGGATTCCTATGAAGTGGAAGATAGATATCGCCCACCAACGAGCCGGGGAGCTGGGAGGGACCCTTTGCATCTGTCAGCACACCAGCCTTGCGACCTGGATTCGGAAATTGCATCTGTGCGGAGCGCGAACTCGCAAGTGTCGCTGAGCGGGGGCCACAATATTGATACTGACGACGGTGTGCAAGACATCCAAGAAGTGTGGTTCCCAGGTGGCCATGCAGATATTGGAGGCGGGTGGGAACTTAGGCCTCAGGAAAGGTGGCCCCTTAGCCACGCTCCATTGGTGTGGATGGTGCAGGAGGCTCAAAAGGCTGGGCTGCAATTCGATGAGCGCAAACTACGGCAGTTTAAATGCAATAATCCATACCCAGGCGGCAAGCAGAGCGTACGGCTCGAAATGCCATCCGTTGTTATTACCGATGAACATGGAGCTTCTCCTGCTGATCCCGACCTTGAATGTCATCCAAGTGATAGCAATGATAATAGCAATCACGCCTTGGACATTATTGGGTCCATGGTAGACGAAGAATTTCACACCGCTCTCCATTCTTCGAGCACACAAGGGCACCTTCACGACTGCCTCGAATTTGGTAGCGGGTTATCGGCGATATCAGTGATCATATGGAAGATCATGGAGTATCTCCCATTCCGCCGAATGGATCTGCAAGCTGACGGGAGTTGGAAGCCGATTCGCTGGCCTCTTCCCTGTGGCGAAGTACGGGATATCCCTGCGGATGCTCATATCCATGTAAGTGCAATCCGGCGTATGAGGGCGGACAAGAACTATCGACCGGGGAATTTGATTGTGGGAGGTGGTGGACGAGGAGTGAGGCGCGCGCCAGAACATTTGGGCATTGGGGAATGGGTGGTTGCAGCGAACGAGGGGGATGTAGTGCGAGAGACATACATGAGAAGGGCTCGCGGTGGTTGTTGCCCAACTAGCGTGAGTAAGTCCCGAGAGCGGGTGGCTCTTAGACCGGACAACAGCACTTAA